The following proteins are co-located in the Syngnathus scovelli strain Florida chromosome 5, RoL_Ssco_1.2, whole genome shotgun sequence genome:
- the si:dkey-246e1.3 gene encoding uncharacterized protein si:dkey-246e1.3, with protein MSGAQEERMMTAHSLHVNATLDLHDEEMKTAVFEVKVFDIVIISLALCILIFTAIYCMSVCYNRSRQSKRAQVYETAVTHGEPVDPVAVRAVKRSTSFINPLAFFRRADAAKDNSRIYYIYSNPLPVGAKEDEEDTARQITLSPLPSIEEYAQDPNSGVILDPPIFYMQL; from the exons ATGAGTGGAGCGCAAGAGGAGCGAATGATGACAGCTCACAGCCTTCATGTCAACGCAACTTTGGATCTGCATGATGAGGAGATGAAAACAGCAGTTTTTG AGGTCAAAGTTTTCGACATAGTCATCATTTCCTTGGCGCTGTGTATCCTGATCTTCACCGCCATCTACTGCATGAGTGTGTGCTACAACCGCAgcag GCAATCAAAGAGAGCCCAAGTGTATGAGACTGCAGTGACTCACGGGGAGCCAGTGGACCCTGTTGCGGTCAGGGCGGTGAAGCGGTCAACTAGTTTCATCAACCCGCTGGCCTTCTTTCGGAGAGCAGATGCAGCTAAAGACAACTCCAGAATCTATTACATCTATAGTAACCCGCTGCCCGTGGGAGCCAAGGAGGATGAAGAAGACACAGCCAGGCAAATCACACTTTCACCGCTTCCGTCCATTGAGGAGTATGCGCAAGACCCCAATAGTGGAGTCATCCTGGACCCACCAATATTTTACATGCAGCTTTAG